The following proteins come from a genomic window of Solidesulfovibrio sp.:
- a CDS encoding argininosuccinate synthase — MSSNIRKVVLAYSGGLDTSVILKWIKKTYGCEVITVTCDLGQEEELDGLEDKALRTGATKAYIDDLREEFAKDFIFPMLRAGAVYEGRYLLGTSIARPLIAKRLVEVARAEGAQAVAHGATGKGNDQVRFELTTGVLAPDLRTIAPWREWDFASRTDLLNFAKENGIPVPSDKKGSDHSMDRNLLHLSFEGGELEDPWNEPSQDTYLLTVPVEKAPDTADVVTIDFEHGDPVAVNGERLSPAALIKKLNTLGGKHGIGRIDMVENRFVGMKSRGIYETPGGTILHIAKRDLEGICLDREVMHLRDSLIPRYAEMVYNGFWYAPERKALQAMIDEASRRVTGTVRVKLYKGQAYPLGRKSPNSLYNPKLATFEKDEVYNQADATGFIRLVGLRLRGLGE, encoded by the coding sequence ATGAGCAGCAACATCAGGAAAGTCGTGCTGGCCTACTCCGGGGGCCTCGATACCTCGGTCATCCTCAAATGGATCAAGAAAACCTACGGTTGCGAAGTGATCACCGTCACCTGCGACCTGGGCCAGGAAGAGGAGCTCGACGGCCTCGAGGACAAGGCCCTGCGCACCGGCGCGACCAAAGCCTACATCGACGACCTGCGCGAGGAATTCGCCAAGGATTTCATCTTCCCCATGCTGCGGGCCGGGGCCGTCTACGAAGGCCGGTATCTTCTCGGCACCTCCATCGCCCGGCCGCTGATCGCCAAGCGCCTGGTCGAGGTGGCCCGGGCCGAGGGCGCCCAGGCCGTGGCCCACGGCGCCACCGGCAAGGGCAACGACCAGGTCCGCTTCGAACTGACCACGGGCGTGCTCGCCCCGGACCTGCGCACCATCGCCCCCTGGCGCGAATGGGACTTCGCCTCGCGCACCGACCTGCTCAATTTCGCCAAGGAAAACGGCATCCCCGTGCCCTCGGACAAGAAAGGCTCGGACCACAGCATGGACCGCAACCTCCTGCACTTGAGCTTCGAGGGCGGCGAACTGGAAGACCCCTGGAACGAGCCGAGCCAGGACACCTACCTGCTGACCGTGCCCGTGGAAAAAGCCCCGGACACGGCCGACGTCGTCACCATCGACTTCGAGCACGGCGATCCGGTGGCCGTTAACGGCGAGCGGCTCTCCCCGGCGGCGCTGATCAAAAAGCTCAATACGCTGGGCGGCAAGCACGGCATCGGCCGCATCGATATGGTCGAAAACCGCTTCGTCGGCATGAAGTCCCGCGGCATCTACGAAACCCCGGGCGGCACCATCCTGCACATCGCCAAGCGCGACCTGGAAGGCATTTGCCTGGACCGCGAAGTCATGCACCTGCGCGACAGCCTCATCCCGCGCTACGCCGAAATGGTCTACAACGGCTTCTGGTACGCGCCCGAGCGCAAGGCCCTGCAGGCCATGATCGACGAGGCCTCCCGGCGTGTGACCGGCACCGTGCGCGTCAAGCTCTACAAGGGCCAGGCCTATCCGCTCGGCCGCAAGTCGCCCAACAGCCTGTATAACCCCAAACTCGCCACCTTCGAGAAGGACGAGGTCTACAACCAGGCCGACGCGACCGGGTTCATCCGGCTGGTCGGGCTGCGGTTGCGGGGATTGGGCGAGTAG